A single genomic interval of Deltaproteobacteria bacterium harbors:
- a CDS encoding hydantoinase B/oxoprolinase family protein, whose amino-acid sequence MARKDDGRTVDPVTFEILSHRLQRIAKEMGTTIERVGGTVNTTQMHDYMASLYRADGEILATGESMPWHVACAGFTVKWIIERFAEYDGVNEDDVFLLNDPYVSAVHQSDVYLISPIHVEGRLIAWSASFVHVMDIGAMSPGGDSPEAKEICHEGLRIPGIKLVDRGNLRKDVFDTLINMTRRPDMVALDINCQLAGHSVAKSRLHRFYTLHGVDLMDAVAAQMIDYSERALRKRLEAIPDGEWSDSAAIESREGSWTVRLTLRKQGSRMVFDFTGTDPQASVGVNLPYHATFGTCFEGLVETVAYDFPRNHGLFRPIETIAPPGTLVNVTHPAPVSLNTTSGGATAKYVVVSVLNGMLAGSEAWRDEIMVRIWGGRRVRTSGVNQHGMFYSTSLAMSPLSGSGARATMDGVDTTKLDFMTCPNVEWLEMNCPMLFLYRRQAKDQQGAGRFRGGTGAEMAFSVHKAPEGKIEGVAFGVAGLVNGGRGIFGGYPGAPSILVHLEGTALGEKLRANRVPQALDELGGTPRVLPYASFELGPDDVLYYTLGMGGGYGSPLDRDPLAVLKDVEDELVSVETARDVYGVVIDPDSLTVDIPATEEVRRQRLLENRGAGS is encoded by the coding sequence ATGGCTCGCAAGGATGACGGCCGCACCGTGGATCCGGTGACCTTCGAGATCCTCTCGCACCGGCTCCAGCGCATCGCCAAGGAGATGGGCACGACCATCGAGCGGGTAGGCGGCACGGTGAACACCACCCAGATGCACGACTACATGGCCTCGCTCTACCGCGCCGACGGCGAGATCCTGGCCACCGGCGAGTCCATGCCCTGGCACGTGGCCTGCGCCGGGTTCACGGTCAAGTGGATCATCGAACGCTTCGCCGAGTACGACGGGGTGAACGAGGACGACGTCTTTCTCCTGAACGACCCCTACGTTTCGGCGGTGCACCAGTCGGACGTCTACCTCATCTCTCCCATCCACGTGGAGGGGCGCCTGATCGCATGGAGCGCTTCGTTCGTGCACGTGATGGACATCGGCGCCATGTCGCCGGGCGGCGACTCCCCGGAGGCCAAGGAGATTTGCCACGAGGGCCTGCGCATCCCCGGCATCAAGCTGGTGGACCGGGGCAACCTGCGGAAGGACGTGTTCGACACTCTGATCAACATGACCCGGCGCCCCGACATGGTGGCCCTGGACATCAACTGTCAGCTCGCCGGCCACAGCGTGGCCAAGTCGCGCCTGCATCGGTTCTATACGCTCCACGGCGTCGATCTCATGGACGCCGTGGCCGCCCAGATGATCGATTACTCCGAGCGGGCGCTGCGCAAGCGCCTGGAGGCGATCCCGGACGGCGAGTGGAGCGACAGCGCGGCCATCGAGTCCAGGGAAGGCTCGTGGACCGTCCGTCTCACCCTGCGGAAGCAGGGGAGCCGCATGGTTTTCGACTTCACCGGCACCGACCCGCAGGCGAGCGTCGGCGTCAACCTGCCGTACCACGCCACCTTCGGCACCTGCTTCGAGGGCCTCGTGGAGACCGTGGCCTACGATTTTCCCCGGAACCACGGCTTGTTCCGCCCCATCGAAACCATCGCCCCGCCGGGGACCCTGGTGAATGTCACCCACCCGGCGCCGGTGTCCCTCAACACCACCTCGGGCGGCGCCACCGCCAAGTACGTGGTGGTGTCGGTGCTCAACGGCATGCTGGCGGGCAGCGAGGCGTGGCGCGACGAGATCATGGTGCGCATCTGGGGCGGACGGCGGGTGCGGACCTCCGGGGTCAACCAGCACGGCATGTTCTATTCGACGAGCCTGGCCATGTCGCCCCTCAGCGGCAGCGGCGCCCGCGCCACCATGGACGGGGTCGACACCACCAAGCTCGACTTCATGACCTGTCCCAACGTGGAGTGGCTCGAGATGAACTGTCCGATGCTGTTCCTGTACCGGCGCCAGGCCAAGGACCAGCAGGGGGCGGGCCGGTTTCGCGGCGGCACGGGAGCGGAAATGGCGTTCTCGGTGCACAAGGCCCCCGAGGGCAAGATAGAGGGCGTCGCCTTCGGCGTGGCCGGCCTCGTCAACGGCGGGCGCGGCATCTTCGGGGGCTACCCCGGAGCGCCGAGCATCCTGGTGCACCTGGAGGGGACCGCGCTCGGGGAGAAGCTTCGCGCCAACCGGGTGCCGCAGGCCCTCGACGAACTCGGCGGCACGCCGCGGGTGCTGCCCTACGCGAGCTTCGAGCTCGGGCCGGACGACGTCCTCTACTACACGCTGGGCATGGGCGGCGGCTACGGCAGCCCGTTGGACCGTGACCCGCTGGCGGTGCTCAAGGACGTGGAGGACGAGTTGGTGTCGGTGGAGACCGCGCGCGACGTGTACGGGGTGGTCATCGATCCGGATTCCCTCACCGTGGACATCCCGGCGACCGAGGAGGTCCGGCGGCAGCGTCTGCTGGAGAATCGGGGAGCCGGGTCGTGA
- a CDS encoding hydantoinase/oxoprolinase family protein, translating to MSDNYIVGVDIGGTFTDCVAVSGEGSMTLGKASSTPRNFALGVIDAVRDAARNLGMEDERGLLSATRLFYHASTIGDNTLITRSGARTGLIATAGFGDTILMMRGGVVAGLPESEAHHMAALTKPEPLVPRRRIAEVNERVDFEGDVLVGLDEAESEGAIRKLVDNGVESVAVSLIWSIANDRHERMLGELLRQRYPDLFVTLSSEAASFQGEYERTATTVFNAYIGPKIGAYLNDLRALLRDRGLRREPLIMQAYGGVLGVDDSVRKAVGTIESGPAAGVAACRYMGGLTGIDNIVAADMGGTTFKVGIIRDAVIERDYQPIFLRYRLLSPKIWVESIGAGGGSIAWIEEETGLLKVGPRGAGASPGPVCYNRGGNEPTVTDASLILGYLNPEYFLGGQIALDADAARRAVTERVAAPLGMSVTEAAGAIHRIVNAQMSDLIRNATIQRGHDPRGDTMFAFGGACPVHAGRFAAELGIEQVVVPVTASVHGAVGLVASDVVYEEGVSDRSLVPVPADHLNGSFSPVLAKVRRSLEEAGFGDGDITLARSVDMRYRYQVHEINVPIPPGEAPLTEEDLEAVYARFDELYENAYGKGSAYRAAGREIVTLRVTGSGALPKPALRPREGGGEASAARKGTRPIYFEEFGDFVPTALYDVARMRPGMVIAEPGVIETPITTILINPGDRAVMDNLGNIRISVGSRAALSRREDDGSQG from the coding sequence GTGAGCGACAACTACATCGTCGGCGTCGACATCGGCGGCACGTTCACCGATTGTGTCGCGGTGAGCGGCGAGGGGAGCATGACCCTGGGCAAGGCTTCCTCGACGCCGCGGAACTTTGCCCTGGGCGTGATCGACGCGGTGCGCGACGCGGCGCGCAACCTCGGCATGGAGGACGAGCGCGGGTTGTTGAGCGCCACGCGCCTCTTCTACCACGCGTCCACCATCGGCGATAACACGCTGATCACGCGCAGCGGCGCGCGCACCGGGCTCATCGCCACGGCCGGGTTCGGCGACACCATCCTGATGATGCGCGGCGGCGTGGTGGCCGGACTCCCCGAGTCCGAGGCGCACCACATGGCCGCTCTCACCAAGCCGGAGCCCCTCGTCCCCAGGCGGCGCATCGCCGAGGTCAACGAGCGCGTGGACTTCGAGGGCGACGTGCTCGTGGGCCTGGACGAAGCCGAGTCCGAGGGCGCCATCCGCAAGCTCGTGGACAACGGCGTCGAGTCCGTCGCGGTGTCGCTGATCTGGTCCATCGCCAACGACCGCCACGAGCGCATGCTCGGGGAACTGCTGCGGCAGCGCTACCCGGACCTGTTCGTGACTCTCTCCAGCGAGGCGGCCTCCTTCCAGGGGGAGTACGAACGCACGGCCACGACGGTCTTCAACGCCTACATCGGCCCGAAGATCGGCGCGTACCTGAACGACCTGCGCGCGCTGCTGCGCGACCGTGGGCTTCGGCGCGAGCCATTGATCATGCAGGCGTACGGCGGTGTTTTGGGGGTGGACGATTCGGTGCGCAAGGCGGTGGGTACCATCGAGTCGGGTCCGGCGGCCGGGGTCGCGGCGTGCCGCTACATGGGCGGGTTGACCGGCATCGACAACATCGTGGCCGCGGACATGGGTGGCACCACGTTCAAGGTCGGGATCATCCGCGACGCGGTCATCGAACGGGACTACCAGCCCATCTTCCTGCGCTACCGGCTCTTGTCCCCCAAGATCTGGGTGGAGTCCATCGGCGCCGGAGGCGGCAGCATTGCCTGGATCGAGGAGGAGACGGGTCTTCTCAAGGTCGGTCCGCGCGGCGCCGGAGCCAGCCCCGGACCGGTGTGCTACAACCGCGGCGGCAACGAGCCCACGGTCACCGACGCGAGCCTGATCCTCGGGTACCTGAATCCCGAGTATTTCCTCGGCGGACAGATCGCTCTCGACGCGGACGCGGCGCGCCGGGCGGTGACGGAGAGGGTGGCCGCGCCCCTGGGCATGAGCGTCACCGAGGCCGCCGGCGCCATCCACCGCATCGTCAACGCCCAGATGAGCGACCTGATCCGCAACGCCACCATCCAGCGGGGGCACGATCCACGGGGTGACACGATGTTCGCCTTCGGCGGCGCCTGCCCGGTACACGCGGGACGGTTCGCGGCCGAGCTGGGCATCGAGCAGGTGGTGGTCCCGGTGACCGCCTCGGTGCACGGCGCCGTGGGCCTGGTGGCGTCGGACGTGGTGTACGAGGAGGGGGTCTCCGACCGTTCCCTGGTGCCGGTGCCCGCCGACCACTTGAACGGCTCCTTCTCCCCGGTCCTGGCCAAGGTGCGCCGCAGCCTGGAGGAGGCGGGTTTCGGCGACGGCGACATCACCCTGGCCCGGAGCGTGGACATGCGCTACCGCTACCAGGTCCACGAGATCAACGTTCCGATCCCGCCGGGCGAGGCGCCTCTGACCGAAGAGGATCTCGAAGCCGTGTACGCGCGTTTCGACGAGCTCTACGAGAACGCCTACGGCAAGGGTTCCGCCTACCGCGCCGCCGGACGGGAGATCGTCACCCTGCGCGTCACGGGCTCGGGGGCGCTGCCCAAGCCCGCCCTGCGGCCGCGGGAGGGCGGCGGCGAGGCGTCGGCGGCCCGCAAGGGCACCCGGCCGATTTATTTCGAGGAGTTCGGCGACTTCGTGCCCACGGCACTTTACGACGTCGCGCGGATGCGCCCGGGCATGGTCATCGCCGAGCCGGGCGTCATCGAGACGCCCATCACGACCATCCTGATCAACCCGGGCGACCGGGCGGTGATGGACAATCTGGGCAACATCCGTATCTCGGTGGGCTCGCGCGCGGCCCTTTCCAGGAGGGAAGACGATGGCTCGCAAGGATGA